Below is a window of Tolypothrix bouteillei VB521301 DNA.
CACCCTACTAGTCCACCACACAAACTTTGACAGATAAATTTTCCTGGAAAGCTTGCTTGAAAAGCAATCTGACGATTGGCAACCTGTTAAAATCAATGTAGTCAAGTACTACTGGTTCATCGCATTAATTTTGCTGGGTAAGCGAACGCACTACCGACTCTCGTTCCCTGGTTCTACCTGGGAACACAGTCGGCTAGGCAGAGCCTCGCGCTCCACTGGAGGCTCCGCCTCCAGTAAGGCATTCCCAGGCGGAGCCTGGGAACCAGGTGTGCGAAGTTTTGACAGCCTATCAAAACTTTTGCGACAGACCACTACCAGGAAAAAATTACAATTCATAGTAGGCTGAAACAATTACCTAGCAACGGTTTCAAAACTTAGAGGAATTCCGAACGCGTACTATTTTCCCGTTTTGGCACGTTCTTGGCTGCTTCACCCTGGGGGGTCTTGTAAGGCTCGTTTTCATACAGAATGAGATCGATCCCTCAAATGTGTTCGCCTTCTTATGCAGTCATTAAAAAAGTTTGCCAAGAAACTTAAACAAGAAGTTTATGCTGTTTATCTCGCTAGTAAAGACCCCAGAACTCCTTGGTATGCTAAAGTTTTAGCAGTTATTATTGTTGCTTATGCTTTTAGCCCTCTTGATTTAATTCCAGATCCGATTCCCTTACTTGGTTATTTAGACGATCTCATTATCATTCCACTAGGTATTTGGTTGGTTCTGAAGTTAATTCCTCCATCTGTATTATCCGAATGCCGAGAGCGGGCTGAGATAGAAAAGTTGCAGGGTAAACCAACTAACTGGATAGCAGCAATATTCATTGTGGTTATTTGGCTGCTGTTAGGAATAGCGATCGCAATTTGGTTAAATAATATTTTTGCCTTTGTTAAGTAGATTCACTATACTTAGAAAGATAAAAAAGATAAGCTTTTGACATTCTTCAGGTCCTATTCTAACTCTCTAAAATGTTAGAATCTGTTGCCAGAGTTTGTGCTGCTGTTTGCATCAGTTCAATATCCGATGGTGACCAAGAACGGGGCTGTTGACAGTGATGGGCGGCTAACAATCCCCACAGTCCTCTGGGGATCACAATTGGTACGACTAGGTTAGCACGCACTTGTATGCTGCGAAGAAAATCTCGGTGACACGTGAGGATGGGTTCTAATTCAATATCCGCGATCGCTCTCACCCGTCCTGCTAAATACAGACCTGCGTACTTGTCACTAAAACAATCATCTGCCCCTGTTGAACCTAATATTGAAAATTTATTATGGCTTAAAGACTCAAAAGTTACCTGCCCGTGCCACTGCCAGTAAAAGTAATACAAAACCACGCGATCGGACGCAAGTGTTTCTCTAAGTTGATTGGTTGTATGTCGAATGAATTCATCCCGATGCATTGTTCTGACAAGTCTGTCTAGAACTCTTTGCAAGCCCTGTTCAATGTGAGTGTTGGCGCTAGGGCCAACCTCTGACTGAGAATGAATTTGAATTTGCACAATTCTACAATTACGAATAGCTAAAGACTGTCACATTTATATAATAATTTATCAAACTTCTTCTGAAAAAAGCAGACTAAATGTCAAGTACTCATTAGATTTCTATCGAATCAAACACTTATTGTAGTTTTCAAGGTAATTGAGAATTAAAAATCTCAACTTGAATGCCATAATTTCTTTACAGAATTCATCATGAAAAATAAATAATTAATAATTCTTAAAAAAAATTAATTTAAATTTTAACTAATTTACTTCTTAACTGTTAAATATAGCTGAGCATCGGTACATTACGTTCTTACAGGCTCATGCATGACCCCAAACAAGTTTTAAAGGTTTTTCCGTTCAAGTTGTTTGAGTGCCCAATTAGCTTTCTCTCGGGCTTCTGAAAGAGCAATGCGATGGCACCATGAAAGTGATGGTACAAACACCGGAAGAATCGATCGATTGTTTTGCAAAAATTGTTTTAACGCTCCAATGGCTCTAGTATCTCCTAGCTTACCAAGCGCTTCTGCTGCTTGATTGGCAACAGCATATCGACTGTCTCCCGAAAGCCGATGCTCTAATGCTCTCATGAGAGGTTCCACCGCTCTCAAATCTCCGAGTTCTCCAAGAATCATAGCTGCTCGCAAGCGAATCACAATGTTTTTTTCTTCATCCTCCACCTCAGATAAAGGAATATGGAGAGCATAAAGCATTGGTTCTAGAGTTCTTGGATCTGGCAACCGCATTAAAGTATTAAAGACCTTGCTGTTCAGCAAGGAAATGGGGTGACGTAATGCTTCTAAGGCTTCTTCTAGTAACTCAAAGCAATACTTACTTTCACTCTGGGTTACTTGTTTTTTATCTTGTTCAAGACATGCTATGTAATAAGAAGCATACTCGGAGTTTTCGTCCATATAGTAAGCACCCGTTTCATAGCATTCCGCTACAATTAACATGAGAGTTGTTAGACTTGGGTATTTAATTTGAGGTAGGCTTCCACCTCCTAAATGGCAATGAATGACAGGTGAGATTTTATTATCTGTGGAATCTCCAAAAACAATTAAGTATTCCAAATCATCATACGCAAAAATCGGAAACCAAGGTTTATGACAATTCTCAGCATTAGGTGATGTGTATTTATATCTAAATTCTTCAATTTCTTGAGACTCTTCTATTGCTTGCTCTAAAGATAGAAAATCAA
It encodes the following:
- a CDS encoding YkvA family protein: MQSLKKFAKKLKQEVYAVYLASKDPRTPWYAKVLAVIIVAYAFSPLDLIPDPIPLLGYLDDLIIIPLGIWLVLKLIPPSVLSECRERAEIEKLQGKPTNWIAAIFIVVIWLLLGIAIAIWLNNIFAFVK
- a CDS encoding GAF domain-containing protein, producing the protein MQIHSQSEVGPSANTHIEQGLQRVLDRLVRTMHRDEFIRHTTNQLRETLASDRVVLYYFYWQWHGQVTFESLSHNKFSILGSTGADDCFSDKYAGLYLAGRVRAIADIELEPILTCHRDFLRSIQVRANLVVPIVIPRGLWGLLAAHHCQQPRSWSPSDIELMQTAAQTLATDSNILES
- a CDS encoding SMI1/KNR4 family protein, producing the protein MSVLTKALDRIFHSLQQHRPEVASLLKPGLTLEEIESQVKNLPFRLPQEVFELYQWHNGIDFLSISRSNNLILDTRFIPYFDFLSLEQAIEESQEIEEFRYKYTSPNAENCHKPWFPIFAYDDLEYLIVFGDSTDNKISPVIHCHLGGGSLPQIKYPSLTTLMLIVAECYETGAYYMDENSEYASYYIACLEQDKKQVTQSESKYCFELLEEALEALRHPISLLNSKVFNTLMRLPDPRTLEPMLYALHIPLSEVEDEEKNIVIRLRAAMILGELGDLRAVEPLMRALEHRLSGDSRYAVANQAAEALGKLGDTRAIGALKQFLQNNRSILPVFVPSLSWCHRIALSEAREKANWALKQLERKNL